A region of Candidatus Eisenbacteria bacterium DNA encodes the following proteins:
- a CDS encoding integron integrase, translated as MRYAPARECRSAPQTTRRAIGSALVVSESTPPPYSAPRLLDQVREAIRARHYSRRTEKAYAGWIVRFIRFHGMRHPKEMGATEVAAFLSDLAARKKVSASTQNQALGALLFLYRHVLGIELEWIDGVLRAKRPARLPVVLTRGEAAAILRQLRGIEWIMASLLYGAGLRLLECARLRVKDIDFARREITVRDGKGRKDRITMLPAAVIQPLRSHLEKVKQQHEADLRKGLGSVELPDALERKYPRAPWEWAWQWVFPAARFYTDGRTGRRRRHHLHESVLQRAVREAVLRSGIPKRASCHTLRHSFATHLLEDGYDIRTIQELLGHSDVATTMIYTHVLNRGGRGVRSPLDRMERE; from the coding sequence ATGCGGTACGCCCCGGCACGGGAGTGTCGCTCCGCTCCGCAGACCACGCGGCGAGCGATCGGCTCAGCCCTTGTGGTTTCCGAATCAACCCCTCCGCCTTACTCTGCGCCCCGACTGCTCGATCAGGTACGCGAGGCGATTCGCGCCCGCCATTACAGCCGGAGAACCGAGAAGGCGTACGCCGGCTGGATCGTGCGCTTCATCCGCTTCCACGGCATGAGGCATCCGAAGGAGATGGGGGCGACCGAAGTCGCCGCGTTTCTCTCCGATCTCGCGGCGCGGAAGAAGGTGAGCGCGTCGACTCAGAATCAAGCGCTCGGCGCGCTCCTCTTTCTCTATCGGCACGTCCTCGGCATCGAGTTGGAATGGATCGACGGCGTTCTTCGCGCCAAGCGACCCGCGCGGCTTCCGGTGGTCTTGACGCGGGGCGAGGCGGCCGCGATTCTTCGACAGCTCCGAGGAATCGAGTGGATCATGGCCTCGCTTCTCTACGGCGCGGGACTTCGGCTCCTCGAGTGTGCGCGCCTGCGGGTCAAGGACATCGACTTCGCTCGGCGGGAGATCACCGTGCGGGACGGAAAGGGCCGCAAGGACCGGATCACGATGCTCCCGGCGGCGGTCATACAGCCGCTCCGGTCTCATCTGGAAAAGGTCAAGCAGCAGCATGAGGCCGATCTTCGAAAAGGCCTTGGAAGCGTGGAACTGCCGGATGCTTTGGAGCGCAAGTATCCGAGAGCCCCCTGGGAATGGGCGTGGCAGTGGGTGTTCCCAGCCGCTCGCTTCTACACCGACGGAAGGACGGGACGGAGAAGGAGGCATCACCTGCACGAGTCGGTGCTCCAGCGGGCCGTGCGCGAGGCGGTGCTCCGATCGGGAATCCCGAAGCGGGCTTCTTGCCACACGCTCCGCCATTCGTTCGCGACGCACCTCCTGGAAGACGGGTATGACATCCGGACGATTCAGGAACTCCTGGGGCACAGCGATGTCGCGACGACGATGATCTACACCCACGTGCTCAACCGGGGAGGGCGAGGCGTTCGAAGCCCGCTCGACCGGATGGAACGGGAATGA